CCTATACCTGCACCACAGGCACCGTAATAACCACACGCTCCACCGGGAATCTCTTTTCCCCGGTTTATGGCCTCTAAAACGTCGTCGTCAGAAGCTTTTCCTGTCAAATTTTTGTAAGCTGTAACTACTGCCGCAGGAACCAATGCATGATGTTCTGGCCCATGCATTGGTATCCTTGCATCACTCATTATATTTTCTACTATCTCCATAGGGTCTTTAGAGTCTGTTGATAAACAATAATCTTTTATAACTTCAATTCCGTCCTTTGCGTGACATTTGTCGCAAACGTAGTGCCCATCCGTACAGTGGGCAAGAGTTAATTCTTCTGTACCACAATATTCGCATTTTTTCAAGACCGGCTTTTCTAAATACATGAGCGGCTTCCCGCATATCATGCAATTTTCCATATACTTTGTCTCGCAGCACTCCATCATTATCTCCTTTCATACTTTTTAAAAGTATGCAAAATATCACAGCTCCTGTATATACCTTTCTGCGCTTACAGCAGCAACTGCACCATCACCTGCCGCAGTGACAACTTGCCTTATCTTCTTGTCTCTTATATCACCGGCAACGAAGACACCTTTCACATTAGTCATTAGATCTTCATCTGCTTTGATATAACCATATTGATTTAAGTCAAGCATTTCTTTGAATAAGTCTGTCTTTGGTGTAAGACCGATGTAGACAAATACGCCATCAACTTCTATATCTTTAAGCTCACCTGTTTTTAGATTCTTGTACGTAAGTGACTTAAGCATCCCATCCCCATTTGCTTTTACAACATGAGACTCCCAAATGAAGTTTATCTTTGGATTAGAGAAGGCTTTTTCCTGTAATACGTTTGAAGCCTGTAAATTATCAAATTCGTGTATAACCGTAACCTTATCAGCGATGTTTGCCAAGTACAATGCTTCCTGAATAGCAGAATTGCCTCCACCTATTACAGCTACATGTTTTCCTTCATACATTGCGCCATCACATATTGCACAATAGTGAATGCCTTTTCCTCTGAATTCAGCTTCACCCTCGGCAGGAAGTTTTCTCGGCTGTGCTCCCATCGCTATTATAACAGCCTTTGGATAATATATCTTATCTTCCGTCTTTACAAATTTCTCGTCATCAGTAAGCTTTATCTCAAATACCTCTTTTAAATCATCAATAATTGCGCCAAAGCTTTCTGCTTGTTTTCTCATGTTTTCCGTTAATTTCTTTCCTTCAATCTGTCCTTCTGTTCCTGGATAATTTTCAATATAATATGTGTTTGCTGCTTGACCGCCTGTAGTTGCTTCATCTATGACAACTGTCTTTAAGTTTGCTCTTGCTGAATACAAAGCAGCCGTAAGACCTGCAGGCCCTCCACCCATTATGAGAACATCGCACTCAACCTTCTCAGGCTCTTTGTCCAAAAGTGAAAAACCTATCACCTTTTCTACTGCCTTACGAAGATCTGGTTTTGAAATATATCCGTTTAACCTGTCACCAGTCTCTTTCCCATCCTTGAAAAACAAGAGAGTAGGGCTTCCTTTTACACCAAGGCTTAAAGCAAAGTCTTTATTTCCTTGCCTGTATATCTCTACAAATTCCATGTGATCTTTATATACCTCAGCTAATCTATGAAATATTGGTTTTAGTTGTGCACACGGTGGGCAATCAGTGGAATAAAAATCTACTACAACTGGCTTTTTAGAATTTAAAACAACCTCTTCAAATTCATTAGCATTAATCTCTCTTACCATAAATACATCCTCCTCATAATTTTTTATTCTTGAACTAAAGCATCATCTTTGTAATACTCGATGCCTAATTGGTACAGTTTTGTAATGTCCCTGCAATCAGGTGAAAGAACACTGCCATTCCTTTCATTTGCAACGACACCACAGCCACCGCCGCAAACCAAACTTACTGGGCACTCTTTACACTGTGGTATATTTAAGACATTTCTCTCTTTCCACGGCAAAACTTTATCATCAAAAATCCTTCTTTCAGGATAAAAAGTACCTAAGCGATAATCTTTTCTTCCGCAGCTTGCAGTACACCCATATATATCGCCGTATAAATCGTAAAGCCACTCTTTTTTACCTGCTGGGCATGTATCAAATGTAGGAGAATACATAGTCCCTGAGACAAGCACATTTCTCATGCCTTTAAAATCCGGCTTGTGAAACTTCCTTAGTATAGGATACTTTTTAGACAACTCTACAAATGTAGCCCATTGTTCTACTTGTGACATAAGGCTTTGATGATTTAGAGAACATTCAAAAAGCTCATAATTTCTGCCAATTTGTGTTTTAAATTTGGTACCATCTAGATCAAGGTACCCTTTTGCATCAAGAATTTCGGCCAATTCCGGCAGATAAGAATAATTGTCTTTATCAACCACAACCCTTAAATTCACAGGCATATCATTCTCGATTAGGCTGTCAATTCCCAATAGAATCTTTTCAAAACTATCTCCAC
The nucleotide sequence above comes from Thermoanaerobacterium sp. CMT5567-10. Encoded proteins:
- a CDS encoding radical SAM/SPASM domain-containing protein, with translation MYFSKYNMILPFSEEKNDFIILNLLSGSSDIASKDEVDKLYDIKSGKDVYDIDFLDYVIDRGYVYEEKEHEDLRVSEAYEEFKEIMDESPTQILLVPTYGCNFSCIYCYERGIPTKKDLITKEAVDAFFDDINERFKLEKVKPYITLFGGEPFIDTDVQKDIINYIVEKSKLYGYEIAAVTNGYNVLEYIDILKKGNVKEIQVTLDGPKEIHNRRRKLLGGGDSFEKILLGIDSLIENDMPVNLRVVVDKDNYSYLPELAEILDAKGYLDLDGTKFKTQIGRNYELFECSLNHQSLMSQVEQWATFVELSKKYPILRKFHKPDFKGMRNVLVSGTMYSPTFDTCPAGKKEWLYDLYGDIYGCTASCGRKDYRLGTFYPERRIFDDKVLPWKERNVLNIPQCKECPVSLVCGGGCGVVANERNGSVLSPDCRDITKLYQLGIEYYKDDALVQE
- the trxB gene encoding thioredoxin-disulfide reductase; this encodes MVREINANEFEEVVLNSKKPVVVDFYSTDCPPCAQLKPIFHRLAEVYKDHMEFVEIYRQGNKDFALSLGVKGSPTLLFFKDGKETGDRLNGYISKPDLRKAVEKVIGFSLLDKEPEKVECDVLIMGGGPAGLTAALYSARANLKTVVIDEATTGGQAANTYYIENYPGTEGQIEGKKLTENMRKQAESFGAIIDDLKEVFEIKLTDDEKFVKTEDKIYYPKAVIIAMGAQPRKLPAEGEAEFRGKGIHYCAICDGAMYEGKHVAVIGGGNSAIQEALYLANIADKVTVIHEFDNLQASNVLQEKAFSNPKINFIWESHVVKANGDGMLKSLTYKNLKTGELKDIEVDGVFVYIGLTPKTDLFKEMLDLNQYGYIKADEDLMTNVKGVFVAGDIRDKKIRQVVTAAGDGAVAAVSAERYIQEL
- a CDS encoding DUF5714 domain-containing protein → MECCETKYMENCMICGKPLMYLEKPVLKKCEYCGTEELTLAHCTDGHYVCDKCHAKDGIEVIKDYCLSTDSKDPMEIVENIMSDARIPMHGPEHHALVPAAVVTAYKNLTGKASDDDVLEAINRGKEIPGGACGYYGACGAGIGIGVAISVIYKATPLTPLKRTKAHLAVANALKSIGEAGGARCCKKCTRISIEEAVDFFDKELNVKFSTNFERTDSCNYSKRNRECYYMCKYRDVKKSERGVKYGS